A DNA window from Coleofasciculus sp. FACHB-T130 contains the following coding sequences:
- a CDS encoding type IV pilin-like G/H family protein, whose product MNHFIINFAKLVKLPVNNKLIVSSLLIAINGILVTGILGTSANTPAKPAPAATPTKTTPATTATQQFVGQWQAEDPQTGELVTFIFAPEGKLFIVFPTSDGPPVAVGIKYKVNSQAKPGQLDLVFSKKESILSIFEFIDRGKLRLELEGRQAGQPRPNAFTAKATIFEKISDSATLPKDAKVIELENAQSQVSEDSQLPKPQTEAKLYIAMVNKAQQAYYQQKGKFATNTEDLGLGGEPASVYYNYRLVSPGKDAQSVMIAAQAKNAEIHSYTGAVFATKKNGEATTLVAVCETQRPSTSAPAMPKPPQSGSSAVQCPSGSRLLQ is encoded by the coding sequence ATGAATCACTTTATCATCAACTTTGCCAAACTAGTGAAACTCCCAGTTAACAACAAGTTGATTGTATCTAGCTTATTAATCGCAATCAACGGCATCCTGGTGACAGGTATCCTAGGGACATCGGCAAATACCCCAGCCAAACCCGCACCCGCAGCGACTCCAACCAAAACCACACCAGCAACGACCGCCACCCAGCAATTTGTAGGGCAATGGCAAGCCGAAGATCCGCAAACCGGGGAGTTGGTCACATTTATATTTGCGCCAGAGGGAAAATTATTCATTGTATTTCCAACGTCTGATGGACCTCCGGTTGCCGTCGGAATTAAGTACAAGGTTAATTCCCAGGCTAAACCGGGACAACTTGACCTGGTTTTTAGCAAAAAAGAGAGCATCCTGAGCATTTTTGAATTTATCGATCGCGGTAAACTACGTCTGGAATTAGAGGGACGGCAAGCTGGACAACCCAGACCCAATGCTTTTACTGCCAAGGCAACGATATTTGAGAAAATTTCCGACAGCGCGACATTACCCAAAGACGCCAAAGTAATTGAGCTGGAAAATGCACAGAGTCAGGTGTCCGAAGATTCGCAGCTCCCAAAACCGCAAACGGAAGCCAAACTGTATATCGCGATGGTAAACAAAGCGCAACAGGCTTATTATCAGCAAAAAGGCAAATTTGCCACAAACACTGAAGATTTAGGTTTAGGAGGCGAGCCAGCCAGCGTGTATTACAACTATCGGTTGGTATCCCCCGGAAAGGACGCCCAAAGCGTGATGATCGCCGCCCAAGCCAAGAATGCTGAAATTCATAGCTACACAGGTGCGGTATTTGCCACCAAAAAGAACGGTGAAGCCACCACCCTCGTAGCGGTTTGCGAAACCCAGCGCCCCTCAACCTCGGCTCCAGCGATGCCGAAACCGCCGCAGAGTGGCTCATCAGCAGTTCAATGTCCATCGGGTTCGCGTCTGTTACAGTAA
- a CDS encoding PAS domain S-box protein, translating to MKILESSKEAARLEALRRYRILDTEPEEAFDDLAHLAAHVCGTPIALINFLDKNRQWFKSKVGLEVSEFPRDSGFCPLLEQHEILMIPDTLADKKFATNPVVIACPSVRFYAGAPLITPEGQIIGTICVVDYVPRNLSPEQVEALKALSRQVISQLELRRNLAEKERSIAARERAEEALQRAATENRHLARAITSASEGVIITDPNQPDNPIVYANPAFSRISGYKPEEIMGRNCRFLKGSGTDPQAIAQIRQAIAEQKEIQTTLLNYRKDGQPFWNELRISPVFSDEGNLLYFVGLQTDISARKRAEEERDRLFTLSLDMLCIASLDGYFKRVNPAFEKTLGLSQEELCCTLLFNFVHPEDQGKTRDEFQKLATGEPTIDFENRYICQDGSYKWLSWTASPVVEEGLMYAIARDITERKANEEAWRQSEERFRNLVETTSDWVWEVDENVVYTYVSPKLRDILGYEPEEVLGKTPFDLMPPEEAFRVANIFGQMAALAQPITCLENTTVHKDGHLVVLETSAVPVWNCDGKFQGYRGMDRDITERKEAEQKIRRQAALLDVTTDAILVRNLKDKIVLWSKGAELLYGWKAEEVLGKNVSEILYNDPSPQLLEAHKTVNNKGEWQGELYKVTKEGKQIVVASRWSLVRDDEENPKSILSVDTDITEKKQLEAQFRRAQRMESIGTLAGGIAHDLNNVLTPILAAIQILQMVIPDPRSQRLLDLLETNTKRGAELIKQVLSFARGVEGERMSLQVGHLIAEIQKIAKETFPKSIEIYTDVRMMELWPVSGDATQVHQVLMNLCVNARDAMPDGGVLSIAAENLLIDENYARMNIDAKTGPYIVITISDTGSGIPPESLERIFEPFFTTKELGKGTGLGLSTVLAIIKGHGGFINVYSEVGRGTQFKVYFPATNTTTTDPEATERYELPRGHGEWILVVDDEPAIREVTKTSLEAYDYRVLTANDGIEAIALYAQHRAEINVVLIDMMMPTMDGPTTIRALQKMNPQVKVVAVSGLVSNHKLPAIAGGVVKRFLSKPYTAEDLLKSIHELLS from the coding sequence ATGAAAATTTTAGAGTCTAGTAAGGAAGCGGCGAGGCTAGAAGCTCTGCGCCGATATCGGATTCTTGATACAGAACCCGAAGAGGCATTCGACGATCTTGCCCATTTAGCGGCGCACGTTTGTGGAACCCCGATTGCGTTAATAAATTTTTTGGATAAAAACCGTCAGTGGTTTAAGTCAAAGGTGGGTTTAGAAGTATCAGAATTCCCCCGTGATAGCGGGTTCTGCCCCCTACTTGAGCAACACGAAATTTTAATGATTCCTGATACATTGGCTGATAAGAAGTTTGCCACTAATCCGGTCGTCATTGCTTGCCCCAGCGTCCGATTTTATGCGGGCGCACCGCTGATAACGCCTGAGGGACAGATAATTGGGACGATCTGTGTTGTTGATTATGTACCGCGAAACCTCAGTCCAGAACAAGTAGAGGCACTTAAAGCTTTAAGCCGCCAGGTAATTAGCCAACTAGAGCTACGGCGCAATTTAGCTGAAAAGGAACGCAGCATCGCTGCACGCGAACGAGCCGAGGAGGCGCTACAGCGAGCTGCTACCGAGAACCGGCACCTGGCACGGGCGATTACTTCAGCTTCTGAGGGAGTGATTATTACCGATCCGAACCAGCCAGACAACCCGATCGTTTACGCAAACCCAGCTTTCTCGCGGATCTCTGGGTATAAGCCAGAAGAAATTATGGGTCGCAACTGCCGTTTTCTGAAAGGTTCTGGCACAGATCCGCAAGCGATCGCTCAAATTCGCCAAGCGATCGCCGAACAAAAAGAGATTCAAACGACGCTGCTGAACTATCGAAAAGACGGTCAGCCATTCTGGAATGAATTAAGAATTTCGCCAGTATTTTCAGATGAGGGGAACTTACTCTACTTCGTAGGCTTGCAAACGGACATCTCCGCTCGTAAGCGGGCAGAGGAAGAGCGCGATCGCTTATTCACCCTCTCGTTGGATATGCTGTGTATTGCTAGTTTGGATGGCTATTTTAAGCGCGTAAACCCAGCTTTTGAGAAAACACTTGGGCTTTCTCAAGAAGAACTTTGCTGTACGCTACTGTTTAACTTTGTTCATCCTGAAGACCAAGGAAAAACCCGTGACGAATTCCAGAAACTTGCCACGGGCGAACCAACCATCGACTTTGAGAACCGCTACATCTGTCAGGATGGTTCGTATAAATGGCTATCCTGGACAGCCTCTCCGGTCGTTGAAGAAGGGTTGATGTATGCGATCGCCCGCGACATTACCGAGCGCAAAGCTAACGAGGAGGCATGGCGTCAAAGCGAAGAACGGTTTCGCAATTTAGTCGAAACCACTAGCGATTGGGTCTGGGAGGTGGATGAAAACGTTGTTTACACGTATGTCAGTCCGAAGCTCCGCGACATTTTGGGTTATGAACCAGAAGAAGTTCTGGGCAAAACTCCCTTCGATCTCATGCCTCCGGAAGAAGCTTTTCGAGTTGCTAATATTTTTGGGCAAATGGCTGCCCTTGCACAACCCATTACGTGTCTTGAGAATACGACTGTTCACAAAGACGGTCATCTGGTTGTCCTAGAAACTAGTGCAGTTCCAGTTTGGAATTGTGATGGAAAATTCCAAGGTTATCGCGGCATGGATCGGGACATCACCGAGCGAAAGGAGGCAGAACAAAAAATCCGCAGACAAGCTGCCTTGCTAGATGTAACAACAGATGCAATTCTTGTGCGAAATCTAAAAGACAAAATCGTACTTTGGAGTAAAGGAGCTGAGTTACTGTACGGTTGGAAGGCGGAGGAAGTTCTGGGGAAAAATGTCTCGGAGATTTTGTACAACGATCCTTCGCCTCAACTCCTAGAAGCGCACAAGACTGTTAACAACAAAGGTGAATGGCAAGGTGAATTGTATAAAGTCACCAAAGAAGGCAAACAAATTGTCGTTGCCAGTCGTTGGAGTTTGGTGCGCGATGACGAAGAAAACCCCAAATCAATCCTCTCTGTAGACACCGATATTACAGAGAAAAAACAACTTGAAGCACAGTTCCGCCGCGCCCAACGAATGGAGAGTATCGGTACGCTTGCTGGTGGTATTGCCCACGATCTAAACAATGTATTGACGCCAATTCTTGCCGCCATTCAAATCTTGCAAATGGTAATTCCCGATCCGCGCAGTCAGCGGCTTTTGGATCTACTAGAAACAAATACTAAACGGGGTGCCGAACTAATTAAGCAAGTCTTGTCATTTGCGCGAGGAGTTGAAGGTGAGCGAATGTCACTTCAAGTAGGGCACTTAATTGCGGAAATTCAAAAAATTGCCAAAGAAACCTTTCCTAAATCAATCGAAATCTATACAGATGTACGAATGATGGAACTCTGGCCTGTCTCTGGAGATGCCACTCAAGTACATCAGGTGTTGATGAATCTCTGCGTGAATGCCCGTGATGCCATGCCAGATGGTGGAGTCTTGAGTATCGCCGCCGAAAATCTTCTCATCGATGAAAACTATGCTCGAATGAATATTGATGCCAAAACCGGACCTTATATTGTTATCACTATTTCGGATACGGGTAGTGGGATTCCGCCAGAGAGTTTAGAAAGAATCTTTGAACCATTTTTCACGACAAAAGAACTTGGCAAAGGCACAGGTCTGGGTCTTTCCACTGTTTTGGCGATTATTAAAGGTCATGGCGGTTTTATCAATGTCTATAGCGAAGTAGGAAGAGGAACTCAATTTAAAGTTTATTTTCCAGCAACTAATACAACTACAACAGATCCAGAAGCTACGGAGCGTTATGAACTGCCCAGAGGTCACGGAGAATGGATTCTTGTGGTTGATGATGAACCAGCCATTCGAGAGGTGACTAAAACATCCCTAGAAGCCTACGACTATCGGGTACTCACTGCCAACGATGGGATTGAAGCGATCGCACTCTATGCCCAGCATCGCGCGGAAATCAATGTCGTGTTAATTGATATGATGATGCCTACGATGGATGGTCCAACCACCATCCGCGCCCTACAAAAAATGAACCCGCAGGTCAAAGTTGTTGCTGTGAGCGGACTGGTTTCCAACCATAAGCTCCCAGCGATCGCAGGTGGCGTAGTTAAAAGATTTTTGTCGAAGCCCTACACCGCAGAAGATTTGTTGAAATCTATTCACGAGCTTCTAAGCTAG
- the miaA gene encoding tRNA (adenosine(37)-N6)-dimethylallyltransferase MiaA, whose translation MIVICGATATGKSGLALALAQRLGSVILSADSRQVYREFDIGTAKPTDAERKLVPHYLIDICDPTETLTVADYQQQTQALIAALGKETPPLLVGGTGLYIRSIVQGLKIPRVAPQEELRSQLQSLGQIQLYAFLQQVDPVAAQKIHPNDPVRTLRALEVFYVTGRPISEQQGENPPDYPILQIGLDCPDSSYLTHRIEQRTEQMLAAGWEAEVKTLCEKYGCNLPLLDTLGYREMKQYLAGEISLSDAKELTVLHTRQFAKRQRTWFRAYPQIEWFEANQPDLLERVWQRVLEFIAASCQDVPPQARC comes from the coding sequence CTGATTGTTATCTGTGGTGCTACTGCGACGGGAAAATCAGGACTGGCATTAGCATTGGCGCAGCGGCTGGGTTCTGTAATTCTTAGCGCTGATTCGCGTCAAGTGTACCGCGAATTTGATATTGGCACAGCTAAGCCAACAGATGCTGAGCGCAAGTTGGTACCGCACTACTTAATTGATATCTGCGATCCCACAGAAACTTTGACAGTGGCAGATTACCAGCAGCAGACGCAAGCTTTAATTGCTGCTTTGGGCAAGGAAACTCCGCCTTTACTGGTGGGAGGAACGGGTTTATACATCCGTTCTATTGTGCAGGGGTTAAAAATTCCTAGAGTAGCGCCCCAAGAAGAATTGCGATCGCAACTGCAATCTCTCGGTCAAATCCAACTTTACGCTTTTCTACAACAAGTCGATCCCGTTGCCGCTCAGAAAATTCATCCTAACGATCCCGTGCGGACATTGCGAGCATTAGAAGTATTTTATGTGACGGGTCGCCCGATTTCAGAGCAGCAAGGAGAGAATCCACCCGATTATCCCATTCTCCAAATTGGCTTAGATTGCCCGGACTCTAGCTACCTTACTCACCGAATTGAACAGCGAACCGAACAGATGTTAGCCGCAGGGTGGGAAGCCGAGGTAAAAACCCTTTGTGAGAAATACGGTTGCAATCTGCCACTGCTGGATACGCTAGGTTATAGGGAAATGAAGCAATATTTAGCTGGAGAGATTTCTCTATCGGACGCCAAAGAGTTAACCGTTTTGCACACTCGTCAATTTGCCAAGCGACAACGCACTTGGTTTCGTGCTTATCCCCAAATTGAGTGGTTTGAGGCAAATCAACCCGATTTATTGGAGCGCGTGTGGCAACGAGTGCTAGAGTTCATTGCCGCAAGTTGTCAGGATGTGCCTCCTCAAGCTAGATGCTAA
- the gyrB gene encoding DNA topoisomerase (ATP-hydrolyzing) subunit B: MTSSYSADQIQVLEGLEPVRKRPGMYIGSTGPRGLHHLVYEVVDNSIDEALAGYCTHVEIDINADGSVTVTDDGRGIPTDTHPTTGKSALETVMTVLHAGGKFGGGGYKVSGGLHGVGISVVNALSEWVEVTVWRENREHIMRFERGIPVTELKATPIKEARTGTSISFKPDLQIFVTTGIEFDYTTLASRLRELAYLNAGVKITFTDNRLELIKGGEPRVETYCYEGGIKEYIAYMNSDKQALHEEIIYVSGERNNVQVEVALQWCVDAYTDTLLGFANNIRTVDGGTHLEGLKAVLTRTLNTIARKRNKIKENEPNLGGENVREGLTGVISVKVPDPEFEGQTKTKLGNTEVRGIVDSLVGEVLTEYLEFRPNVGDAILEKAIQAFKAAEAARHARELVRRKSVLESSPLPGKLADCSTRDPSESEIYIVEGDSAGGSAKQGRDRRNQAILPLRGKILNIEKTDDAKIYKNTEIQALITALGLGVKGEEFDASQLRYHCIVIMTDADVDGAHIRTLLLTFFYRYQRALIEQGYIYIACPPLYKVERGRNHYYCYSDREMANLIQHEFPANANYTIQRFKGLGEMMPQQLWDTTMNPETRTLKRVEIEDAAEADRIFTVLMGDRVAPRREFIETYGPRLNLNDLDI, from the coding sequence ATGACGAGCAGTTACAGTGCCGATCAGATTCAAGTTCTAGAAGGTCTTGAACCAGTCCGGAAAAGACCGGGGATGTACATCGGTTCGACTGGCCCTAGGGGACTCCACCATCTAGTTTACGAGGTGGTGGACAACTCTATTGATGAGGCTCTGGCTGGCTATTGCACCCATGTGGAGATAGACATAAACGCCGATGGTTCGGTGACGGTGACAGACGATGGGCGGGGAATTCCCACAGATACTCATCCCACTACAGGCAAATCAGCTTTGGAAACGGTGATGACGGTGCTGCACGCCGGAGGGAAATTTGGCGGCGGCGGTTACAAGGTTTCTGGTGGTTTGCACGGTGTTGGGATCTCCGTAGTCAATGCCTTGTCTGAGTGGGTGGAAGTAACCGTTTGGCGCGAGAATCGGGAGCATATCATGCGCTTTGAGCGGGGTATTCCTGTCACCGAACTCAAGGCAACGCCAATTAAAGAAGCGAGGACAGGCACCTCGATTAGTTTCAAGCCAGATTTACAGATTTTTGTGACGACTGGCATTGAGTTTGATTACACGACCTTGGCGAGTCGTCTACGGGAACTGGCTTACTTAAATGCGGGTGTCAAAATTACGTTTACTGACAACCGCCTGGAATTAATTAAGGGTGGAGAGCCAAGAGTAGAAACCTACTGTTATGAAGGAGGTATTAAAGAGTATATCGCCTATATGAATAGCGATAAACAGGCTCTCCACGAAGAAATTATCTATGTATCCGGCGAACGCAACAATGTACAAGTAGAGGTGGCGTTGCAGTGGTGCGTCGATGCCTATACAGATACTCTGCTGGGGTTTGCAAATAATATTCGTACAGTTGACGGCGGTACTCACCTGGAAGGGTTGAAGGCGGTGCTGACGCGGACGCTGAATACGATCGCTCGCAAGCGCAATAAAATCAAAGAAAATGAACCGAACCTCGGCGGCGAGAATGTCCGCGAGGGTTTAACGGGGGTTATCTCCGTCAAAGTCCCCGATCCGGAATTTGAAGGACAAACTAAAACCAAACTCGGTAACACCGAAGTCCGGGGAATTGTTGATTCCCTAGTTGGCGAAGTTCTCACAGAGTATTTAGAGTTTCGCCCAAACGTTGGCGATGCGATTCTGGAAAAAGCGATTCAAGCTTTCAAAGCCGCCGAAGCAGCGCGTCACGCACGAGAGTTAGTGCGCCGCAAATCGGTTTTGGAATCTTCTCCTTTACCGGGTAAATTAGCCGATTGCAGTACGCGAGATCCCTCGGAATCTGAGATTTATATCGTAGAAGGGGACTCAGCCGGAGGAAGTGCCAAACAAGGACGCGACAGACGCAACCAAGCCATCCTCCCATTGCGCGGTAAAATTCTCAACATTGAGAAAACCGACGATGCCAAAATCTATAAAAACACGGAGATCCAGGCGCTAATCACCGCACTGGGATTGGGTGTTAAGGGTGAGGAGTTCGATGCTTCTCAGCTGCGCTATCACTGCATCGTGATTATGACTGACGCCGATGTAGATGGGGCGCACATTCGGACGCTGTTATTAACGTTCTTCTATCGCTATCAACGGGCGCTAATCGAGCAGGGTTACATCTATATCGCTTGTCCTCCACTCTATAAGGTAGAACGCGGACGCAATCATTACTATTGCTATAGCGATCGCGAAATGGCAAACCTGATTCAGCATGAGTTTCCCGCTAATGCCAACTACACCATCCAGCGATTCAAAGGTTTGGGTGAAATGATGCCGCAACAGTTGTGGGATACTACCATGAACCCGGAAACTCGCACTCTCAAACGGGTGGAAATTGAAGATGCGGCGGAAGCCGATCGCATCTTTACCGTTCTAATGGGCGATCGCGTTGCACCCCGCCGCGAATTTATCGAAACCTATGGCCCTCGTCTCAATCTCAACGATCTAGATATTTAG
- a CDS encoding tetratricopeptide repeat protein, with the protein MDYQKFVEQLPSLYENWGRESVVPKSKRFQQALDQVQGMTTANVMQLLNFAVECMEPDEIYCEIGCYQGSTLIGALLDHPERMAYAVDNFSEFDQSGENLDKLINNLSSFDIQDRVYFCNQDFEEFLLELREINPDDKIGVYLYDGAHDYRSQLLGLLLLKPFLAEKALIIIDDSNWEAVRQANWDFMAANPECELLLELLTPGDGYHTFWNGIQVLSWDANKKANYSWNTFSKMRRKSVIQAIYELQFIGKNERELDNLYQEALSLHEKGQFLAAEKKYCDFIRAKNWDTKAWLSLGILYYEAEQYQKSVETIFNLLKIDSSVAQAYYILGLAFEKINQNPQAISAYTEALALEPKLIEAYNNLGNLLSQAGESEQAEAVYRQAIAANPSHFGSYLNLGNLLMEQNQIEQAIEVYKTALTLIPDNPDILNNLAMALEAQKNPTQALLNFANKLYQQEKYEAAIKQYQKLLEIQTGDAEVYFNLSDCFTHLNRVEEAINTLKEGISFYPISGKLHFYFIKLLQENGRIKEAISSAEKASQILPNEYVFKIFKNLILPTNYNSANEISFYRQRFIQGIQSLIQETSLEEPEDKKNALAGISCVTNFFLAYQAHNDLELQRQYGNLVHQIMAANYPQWVQAISMPPLKENKKIRVGYVSAFLHGWSGTFLSLGYLRYCNQQDFEFHCYYTGNQLDNITELFRNYSDAFHHIPNNLEAVCEQIVADKLHILVFPEIGMDAATMQLAGLRLAPAQCVVWGHPVTTGLPTIDYFLSSELMEPENAQAHYSETLIRLPNVGVAYPTLEIPPLTKTRADFQLRDDAVVYLSSQAPYKYLPQHDYIFAEIARRVPQAQFMFLRAGVPQERLERAFSAVGLNSKDYCVFSPVLPRAEYFMLNLVSDIYLDTLSWSGGNTTLDAIACSLPVVTCPGEFMRGRHSYGFLKRLEVTDTIAQTEAEYIDIAVRLGLDPIWRHDVSERIKARHDYLYDDKTCVAALEDFYKQVVQKGLTQT; encoded by the coding sequence ATGGATTACCAAAAGTTTGTTGAGCAACTGCCCAGCCTTTATGAAAATTGGGGACGCGAATCGGTTGTACCTAAATCAAAGCGGTTTCAGCAAGCACTTGACCAAGTTCAAGGGATGACTACTGCCAACGTAATGCAGTTGCTCAATTTTGCTGTGGAGTGCATGGAACCAGATGAAATATATTGCGAGATTGGCTGTTATCAAGGTTCTACTTTAATTGGCGCACTGCTCGATCATCCAGAACGAATGGCATACGCTGTAGATAACTTTTCTGAATTCGACCAATCCGGTGAGAATCTGGATAAATTAATTAATAATTTATCAAGTTTTGATATTCAAGATCGAGTTTATTTTTGCAATCAAGACTTTGAAGAATTTTTATTAGAGCTTCGAGAAATTAATCCAGATGACAAAATCGGGGTTTATTTATATGATGGTGCTCACGACTATCGGTCGCAATTATTAGGATTACTTCTACTCAAACCGTTTCTAGCAGAGAAGGCATTGATTATTATCGATGATAGCAATTGGGAAGCGGTGCGCCAAGCTAATTGGGATTTTATGGCTGCTAACCCAGAGTGCGAATTATTGCTGGAGTTGCTGACGCCAGGAGATGGCTATCACACTTTTTGGAATGGGATTCAGGTACTCAGTTGGGATGCAAATAAAAAAGCAAACTATTCCTGGAATACTTTTAGTAAGATGCGCCGGAAGTCAGTTATTCAAGCTATCTATGAATTACAGTTTATTGGAAAAAACGAAAGGGAGTTAGACAATCTGTATCAAGAAGCCTTATCGCTGCATGAAAAAGGACAGTTTTTAGCTGCTGAAAAAAAATATTGTGACTTTATACGAGCGAAAAACTGGGATACTAAAGCGTGGCTAAGCTTAGGAATTCTATATTACGAGGCAGAACAGTATCAAAAGTCCGTTGAAACAATTTTTAATTTACTAAAAATAGATTCATCTGTAGCTCAAGCATATTATATCCTTGGGTTGGCTTTCGAGAAAATCAATCAAAATCCTCAAGCGATTTCCGCTTACACAGAAGCGCTCGCTCTTGAACCAAAACTAATTGAAGCTTACAACAATTTAGGAAATCTCCTCAGTCAGGCGGGTGAAAGCGAGCAGGCTGAAGCAGTCTACCGTCAAGCGATCGCAGCTAACCCCAGCCACTTTGGTAGCTACCTCAATTTGGGAAATTTGTTAATGGAACAGAATCAAATTGAGCAAGCAATTGAGGTGTATAAAACAGCTCTGACGCTAATTCCAGATAATCCTGATATATTAAATAACCTAGCGATGGCATTAGAAGCCCAAAAGAATCCTACTCAGGCTCTTCTAAATTTTGCTAACAAACTTTACCAGCAAGAGAAGTATGAAGCAGCAATTAAGCAATATCAAAAATTGCTAGAAATTCAAACAGGAGATGCAGAGGTTTACTTTAACCTGAGTGATTGCTTTACACATCTAAATCGAGTAGAAGAAGCTATCAATACGCTTAAAGAAGGCATCTCCTTTTACCCAATAAGTGGTAAGCTGCACTTTTATTTTATAAAATTATTGCAGGAAAACGGACGGATTAAAGAAGCAATATCAAGTGCAGAAAAGGCATCTCAAATCCTGCCTAATGAATATGTATTTAAAATTTTTAAAAATTTAATATTACCCACTAATTATAATAGCGCTAATGAAATTAGCTTTTATCGTCAGCGATTTATCCAAGGCATACAAAGTTTAATTCAGGAGACATCCTTAGAAGAGCCTGAAGATAAAAAGAATGCTCTTGCCGGTATTAGTTGTGTAACAAACTTTTTTTTAGCGTATCAGGCTCATAACGATTTGGAATTGCAACGCCAGTATGGAAATTTAGTCCATCAAATTATGGCAGCCAACTATCCACAATGGGTTCAAGCTATATCCATGCCTCCGCTTAAGGAGAACAAAAAAATTCGTGTTGGTTATGTCTCAGCATTCTTACACGGTTGGAGTGGAACATTTTTATCACTAGGTTATCTGCGTTACTGCAATCAGCAAGATTTTGAATTTCACTGTTACTACACAGGGAATCAGCTAGACAATATCACTGAGTTGTTTCGTAATTATAGTGATGCATTTCATCATATTCCTAATAATCTCGAAGCAGTATGCGAACAAATTGTTGCCGATAAACTACATATACTTGTTTTCCCAGAAATTGGTATGGATGCAGCGACGATGCAACTTGCCGGTTTGCGTCTGGCTCCTGCTCAGTGCGTAGTATGGGGACACCCAGTAACTACTGGTTTACCGACCATTGATTACTTTTTATCCAGCGAGTTAATGGAGCCAGAAAATGCACAAGCACATTACTCTGAAACTCTGATTCGTCTGCCGAATGTTGGAGTTGCTTATCCTACATTAGAGATTCCTCCGCTAACAAAGACACGAGCAGATTTTCAGCTAAGGGATGATGCTGTAGTTTACCTATCTTCTCAAGCTCCTTACAAGTATTTACCGCAACATGACTATATTTTTGCTGAAATCGCCCGTCGCGTGCCTCAAGCTCAGTTTATGTTTCTTCGTGCAGGTGTGCCTCAAGAACGCTTGGAACGCGCTTTTTCGGCAGTTGGTTTGAACAGTAAAGACTATTGTGTTTTTTCACCTGTTCTACCTCGCGCTGAGTATTTCATGCTTAATTTAGTTTCAGATATTTATCTAGATACTTTAAGCTGGTCTGGCGGTAACACGACACTAGATGCGATCGCCTGTAGTTTACCCGTTGTTACCTGTCCTGGCGAATTTATGCGAGGTCGTCACTCTTATGGATTTCTAAAAAGGCTTGAGGTGACAGACACAATTGCTCAGACTGAAGCAGAATATATTGATATTGCTGTAAGGTTAGGTTTAGACCCGATTTGGCGGCACGACGTTTCAGAAAGAATCAAGGCTCGGCATGACTATCTTTATGACGACAAAACTTGTGTAGCAGCTCTTGAAGATTTTTACAAACAGGTTGTCCAAAAGGGACTTACGCAGACATAG